The region cagagaggttataTGACTTGCTCAAGATCTcacagtagggctggggatatagctcaagttggtagagtccttgcctcgcatgcacaagaccctgggttcaatctccagcaccctcccacacacacacacacacaaaatcacacaCTGAGTGGTAGAGCCAGGACTCCAACCCAGAGTGTGATCTCCTAACCTTTGCATTACGTCTACCTCAATAAATGGTGTCTATTGGATATGGCTATTTTTTCTACTTCtaacaatttctaaaatttttcccCTTCTTGATGATGGGGGAGAGGAGACATAGGCCCTGGAAGCATCCAGCAATCCTGAGCCCCTCTCTGCTCCCCTGCTGCCCTCCCAGAACCTCCAGGTGTCCTGCCTCAACACTGAACAGAACCAGCATCTCCAGGCCTCCCTGAGCCGCTTGAACCGGGTGGCACAGGTAATGCCAGCTGCAGTCTTGCTCTGTGCCCCTGCGGGACATCCCTGGGATCCTCACCAGGGTCTCTTTTCCCCTCAGTATGCCCAGGCCCGGCAGGTGAGGCTCCTGGTGGACGCGGAGTACACCTTCATCAACCCCGCGCTCTCTCTGCTGGTCGCTGCCCTGGCTGTGCGCTGGAATAGCCCCCGGGAAGgtgggccctgggtgtggaacaCGTACCAGGCCTATCTGAAGGTGGGTGATGCCCTCTGGAGGCCCGTGGGTGGGGGCCCAGCacctgccccacctccacccaccaCGTGCCCTGTAGGATACACACGAACGGCTGCGGCGTGATGCTGAGGGGGCACACAGGGCAGGCCTGGCCTTTGGAGTGAAGTTGGTCCGAGGTGCCTAtctggaaaaggagagaaaagtgtCCCAGCTCCAGGGGACAGAAGATCCCACTCAGCCTGACTATGAGGCCACCAGTCAGAGGTAGGGCTGGGCCAGGCAGTCTTGGGAGCAGTAATAATACGTGACCTTGAATTCATCAGAGTTCACTGCCAGCCAGCATCCTGTATCTGTCTACGCGTGACTTCCCCTCCCTGGTCCAGGACTCTGCTCACCTGCATGGTCGCCTCCTCCTTgggctccctgctcctccctttgTCCCCAACCATCACCCCAGGCTCTTCGATGTGCCCTAGTTCATACAGCCAGTTCCCTGTGGGTTGTTGCCAATCATGTTCTGTGGACGGTGGTGCGGGGACCACCCTTGGGTGCTGGCATCCCGTGCTGGCAGCGTTCCCCCTGTTGTGAGTCTGCCATTGTGTCAGAGACTgtgcacacacaccctcacaGCAGCCCTGTCAGTGAACTCACATGGCCACAAAAGGAGGAAATGGCTCAGAGAAGGGATGTCCCTTAGAGCTGGGACAGGTGGGATGAGGGGACTTTTGAACTCCAGAGACCCTACCCCAGTCCCTGGGGCCTGACCCTCACCCACCAGGTGAACCGAATGGGGCATCTCCCTTCAGTTACAGCCGCTGTCTGGAGTTGATGCTGAGCCTTGTGTCCCACCATGGCCCCATGTGCCACCTCATGGTGGCTTCCCACAATGAAGAATCTGTTCGCCAGGCAACTAAGCGGTATGAGGAGGGGGAGTGGGAAACAGGTGCCCACAGGAGGGCCCCCTTCCTTCAGAGGATTGGGCAGAGGGCGATGGGGTTACGGTGCTTTAGAgaggatataaaaatatttaagcccTGGATGGACAAGGAATTGTCCCTTATATACTGGGGCGTGGGGAAGTCTGATAGTTCCAGGAAGTGACCAGGACTCATTGGGAGTTCTTTGGGAGACTCACATAGTTATTTATCATTGAGTTCGGAAGTACAATTATTCTTCATTATCCACAGATGATTGGTTTCAGGAACCACCCCCTCGGACAAAATCCTTGGGACACTCAAGTCCCTTGtctaaaatggcatagtatttgcatgcACATCTTctcatgtacttttaaaaaaaatagttgttagtggacacaataacttgattgtatttatttgtatgtggagctgaggatcgtacccagtgcctcacacatgctgggcaaacgctcaaccactgagctacagctacagcccctcatatatttaaataatctctagagtacttataatatctaatagaacataaatgttatgtaaatagttgttacactgtactGTTTAGTGAATAATTGCAAGGAAAATGTATGCGTTTGGTGCaggcacaattttaaaataacatttttcatccttggttggttgaatctgaggATGCAGAATCCATAGATATAGCAGGCCAACAGTACTTCAATATTGAATTACCAGAGCAACCTATGGGTGTGCAGTGGCTCCAGATTTGCTCCTCCAGATTCAGTCATTATCTTTCATGATGGATGATGTGGTCTTTTCTGTAGCATGTGGGAGTTGGGCATTCCTCTGGATGGACCTGTCTGTTTTGGACAACTTCTGGGCATGTGTGACCACGTCTCCCTAGCACTGGGTATGTGAAGGGTCCATCTCCCATTCATACCTGGAGCTACCTGCTGCATGCCTCATTTCCTCCCAGCAGATCCTTTCTGCTATCCCCAACCAATCCTGGCCGTGTTCCCATCCAGAGCCCAGAGAGTTCCATCCTCCAGCTCCCTCCAGATAGATGAGTTGTCCCGATATCTGTGGGCCTTGCAGGGCTGGGTCCCTGCTCTCTGCTGGTTCTTGATCAAGGGGCCACAATTCCTGTCTGCTTTGTGATCTTGACTGTGCTTCTCCCCAGGACCTGAGGCCACAAGATTTATGTCTCCTTCTGCTAGATGTTCAGGGATACAAAACCATTGTACCCTAAATCACAGCTTGAGGTTTCTTGAGCTCTCCAGGGATGCAAATTTGGGCTGCAAATACGAGAGGGAACTAACCCATGGCCGTGACCTCTCAAGAGATggatctttctgttttcttccctgtTCTACTTATGGCCATTTCATTTCTTGGGAGTGGGAGAAAGTGGAAGAATTTACTTCTCCTTGATTTTTGTTCTAAGGGGTGTAACTTTCTCTGTTTTGCAAGGtagttttggaaaatttttccTATAATTCTTCCTCTAGTGAGGCTCACAGCTCAAGTGTACCCTGACATCAGTGAAATCATCAAACAGGAGCTCTAATTTGCATGCAAAGCATTCGTAGCTTCCTGTACGTCCTTCTTTCTcagatctcattttcttttaattctgaatTAGTAAATTCTTTGCTGTCTTagcagaattattattattattattattattattattattatttggtactggagattgaatcaaGGGgttgctgagccacatccctagctctttttatttatttgtttttaaatttcaagttgcttagggcctggctaagttgctgaggctggctttgaacttttgatccacCTGTCTGATACTCCactggggattacaggcgtgagccaggGTGCCCAGCTCTTGGCAGCATTTTAATTATCTTAAGAAGATTCTTTGAAATGTTTATTCCAGAATCAAACTTTTTTCTCATTGGGAAATTTTGTCCAACTCACTCAAGTCTGCCATGTTCTTAAAATGGAAATCTCTGTTGAAGATGGGGCCTGGGTGCCTCTCCCCAAGCCTGAGCCTGTCCCCTGATATCACTCTCCCTCCAGGACAGGCTGGATATATGGTGTATAAGTCCATCCCCTACGGCTGCCTGAAGGAGGTGATCCCCTACCTGATTCGGAGGGCCCAGGAGAACCGCAGTGTGCTGCAGGGTGCCCGAAGGGAGCAGGCATTGCTCAGCCGAGAACTGTGGCGGAGGCTGCTGGGGAGAAGCAGAAGGCTACCCCATTAGCACCCCCAAGGGTTGTGTGTTCAATAAAGATTCTGAGCTACTGCCCAGGCTGCTGTCCTGCACTGATGCTGCTTTTTTGTGGAAGGGTTCATCTCAATTTTAACCAACCCAAGCGAAGGAGATGTGGGGCTCAAGAGAGATTCTTTAAATGGCCCCAGCACATACCAAGGACGTCGTTCAAGCACTAATGAAACGTCCCCCTCAACTCTGAGATCTCCCATCTTGGAATAAACCTGGGCAGTAATTGATGTGGGAGCTTCGTTCATCTCAGTGAATACCCAAAAGAGGAGCATGGAGGAAGAGTGCACGCTGAGGCACTGACGATGAAAGGTTGGGCCAAGGTCACATGGCCAGGGACGAACAGAGCACCTTCCCAGTTAATAAACACTGGGCTCTTTTTGAGCTAGGTTCTGAGGTGAGTAAGGCTGGTGACATAACAGTGACAAAGAGGATCCTGGGCCCTGCATCACAGGGCCAGGAGGTGTAGACAGACCCACTTCAGACAGTGATAATCCAGAGTGGTCAGGGCTATGTTGGGGTAGCATGGCGGCTGTGGGGAGCCAGAGCAGGCACCTGACCCAAGCTGAGGATGATCAAGAGACCATCCCCCAAAATTCATAAGAATCATCACGAAGATTGAGAGGAGCACTCAAAGCAAGGACATGTGCAAAACACAAGTCTGGCATGgattggggggtggggagggaggcaaGGATAGAGGGGTGGGATAATACCGTCTCACAGGCCAGACTGTAGAGCTTAACCTCTGTCCCAGGGGAACTGGGGAATCAGAAGGGGTTCAGACAGGAGAGAAACAGGGTCAGTTTTGGCTGTAGGAGACCCCCCTGGCTGCCATGTGGAGAATGGAGTAGAAAGTGATATCAGGCTGGGAGCCTGAGAGgctggagcagggcagggaggggaggaggagacaggTTAGGGGACATGAGGCTGAGGGCCAAATGGGAGGGAGATGGCCAGGGTGAAGTTCAGGGCTCTGACTTGGAAAAGGGGGTCAGTGAGGCCAACCCTGAGATGgaaatacaggagaaaacagtttGGGGAGAATTCTGAGGCCACTGTGGGTCCTGGGGTGTGTGATGGTCCCAGCGGATGTCCAAGGGGAGATGCCCTGTGTCTCCCTCAGAAATAGGGTGCAGGGAAAAGGCTAAAGAATCCACGGAGGTGTGTGAGGAGCACGGCAAGACGGCCAAGGAATCTACACAGGGTCAGGAAGGGCCTGCTGCCCCGCAAAAGTTCTTAAAGGGGGGAACATCAGAGCTCAGATGAAAGGGCTGCGTGCGCCCTTTTGCGGGAGGGAAGCTTCTGCGCAAGAGTAACAGGAGCCGCTGGTGCACGTGCGCCTAGATTCCCAACCAGACAGCCATAGTGCGCTGCGGTCACGGTCACGTGGTGGTCACGTGATGTCCACTATAGGGCCCAACGGTAGGTGCAAAGCCACCTGGATTGGGGTCCAGGCCTAGAACTTTTTCAAGCTTCAGGCCCCTCAGttctcccccagcccctcccccaggcctcAGACCCCGCCCCAGGCTCCTCCCCCAGGCCTCAGACTCCGCCCCCGGCCCCCTCCCTTCACTAGTCCCTTCACTAGTCCCGCAGCTTGGCCACTCTTACGATTCCTCCTCCCGCCGCACTCAGGCGCCACCTGGCCCTCCTCAGGCGCCACCTGGCCCTCCTCAGGCCCCATCTGGCCCTCGCCCGGGCGGGTAGACCACTCCGCATCTTCCTCCACCGCTGGCCTCTTCCTCCAACCTGCAAGTTCAGAGCCGCCTCCTAAGCCCTCAGACGCTCTTCCAGACTCTGTCACCTTTGCCACgcccttccccagcccccagctcctcTCCCAGCCTTTATGCTGCCCTCGGGCTTTGATCCTCAGGCCCCCTTACAGCTGACCTTCTGTTGTGGACCACGCTTCCACCCCTATCAAACCCTCCCAAGTCCCCTTCCCACCCGGCCAGTTCTGACTTTATTGCTTTATTGCCCCCAGAGGTGCGGTCCTTCACCTCCTTCTGCCCTCATGAGACCCCCTAGCTGACCCCCGCCTGGGAACTGAGTCCACAGCCCACAGATGCCCTCGCTGCCCTCACGCTTCCCAGTGGAACTGGGCTCCGTGCGGGATCCAGATGCCCAGGTGGGCCGTCTGCATCGTCTGGCCGTGGCCGGGGGCCCAAGCTGGGGTCTGGCCAGGCTCCTGCGGAGAGGTGAGGACCTGGCTGCTGGGAGGCCTGCGGGACAGGACCAAGGGgcgtggggtggggtgggtgggtgtggaAGGTACAGCTTCAGTTGGCCAGTGAGCAGCTGTATACACCGGCATCTACTGTGCGCCAGACTCAGAAGTCTGAGAAGGGGATTTTAGGGCGAATCTAACTTCTGAATCATTGAGAATGAAATCTGATAGTGGCCTTATAAGAGGAATGAGGATGAGACACATCGGACAAGTGGCTTTTCAGATGGAGTGAAACTTTAATCCTGCGGTATAGGAGCCAATCatgcaagagagagacagacagacagaccccGACCCCCTTGGAAGCTGAATGGCCTATGCAAAGGCACTGAAATCAAAGCAAACTGGGCATGTGTGTATCATGGACTCAGGTCCAGATAGTAAAGGGCTTCAGAATGTGTGTGAATTTTGTTGGATTTTGTTCTCAGTGGGATGGAAAACCATTGGAATTGTAAGCAGGAAATTAACATCACAATGAGcattaaaaatttacaatttctgttttcattgatttttgttaaGTTCTGGCCTATTTCTGAACTTGCTTAGTTGTTGTAAttgttgattcttttatttttcttaatttttatttttaaatgtttatgattTGTTGGCTGAAAATGGTTAAGGTTTGGTCTTTGCCCTTCAATATTTGAActcttaagtttctttttcttctcttgagtATTAACCAGAACTCCCAAACCATGTTGTTGGCAGACAtagttttccttcttcttttttcctccttttaattagtgcattatagttatacataataggaGGGTTCATTTTGTCAGAATcgtacatgcatggaatttgatttactccatttcagtttcTGGTCCCCcaccttttccttcccttctttatcCTTGTTCTTGATATTAAAGGGATTGAGTCTCTGTTTCTGTTTTATCATGCTTGCTATTGGCTTACAATTCTTATCGAGTAAGGGAGTTCCCGTCTATTTTCTGAGGTTCTCTTCCTTCAATTATAAGTTGATATTAACTTATATCAAGTACTTTTTTATCTACTTAAGTATGTGATGTTTGTCCTTTAATCCATGAATGCATTTTATTACATGGATAGCTATTCTTGGGTTGAATAATCCTTGCTTTCTAGAgataaagcaattttattttatttagtgtttttgTATACATGATCACAAGCAGAATTGATAATATAATTGTATTTTCTGGTTCTGGAAACTCTCATCTGGTTTGGAATTCAGGTCAGATTGGCCTCAGAAAGTGAGCCTTaccatccttttaatttttattgttttggaacAACTTGTGTAAGATTATCTAGTTCTTAAATGATTTGTATTTAAAGAAGATGCCTTTGTGTTGCATGATGAGTGCAAAAACCAATTAGAAGACCATTGCAAAAGATGGGCTTGAGTAAAACATGGTGCAGTGAATGTGGTATTCAGAGATTCTGGAAGGTCTACATTTGATGGGTTTTGAGGTAGAGAGCCAGCCGGGGTGGACCAAGTGCATGATTGATTGACTGTTTCTGCCGAGGACACAGGGATACAAAGACAAGGACACCATGCATTGGCCCTCCTTGGTGCAGGACCTGGAGAAAGAGGAGCTCGGGAATCATGGGGAGGGGCATAGATACAAAGCATGGAGCAGAGGGTGAGTGAATGGGAGGTGGCATCTGGGCAAAGTGATGATGGGGAAGGACACATGGGGGAAGGCACAGGCATTGAGGTGGCAGTGAATAAGAGGTTGCCATCTGGAGTTAGCCTTTAGGTACAGTGTTCAATAATGAGAGATTTCCTTGTAGAATCCAGAAAGTTTGCTTTTCTTGAAGATTGAAGGCTGGATACATGGGACCTGTATATATAATACTGAGTTAGGGTTGGGTGAAGGTTGCCTGTCGAAGACAGTGGGACAATGCACAAGGTTTCGTGACGGTTCCTTCCTCCCAGCCCCATTGTGATCTTGACACCTCTAGGATGAGGTATGGATGCTGCATGACAGGCAGATGTCGCCCCTTGTTCTGTGGACCTAATGGTGATTTTCGGTGCACCTTGTTGAGGATTGAGTCCTCAGCAGCTGGTGCATATATGTGGAGGGGGTTCTGGAACACTGATGGAACCCGGGGTCAGGGGTCACCCAGTCTAGGAGGGACCGTGGAGGCTGGGAATTGGCAAGAATGTTTGCCTGATGGCTCTAGGACCTCTGCCCCAGGAATGCGGGGCAGGGGCAGTCCTAAGTCTTGCTGCCTCTCAGTTGTCCAGGTGGATGGTGAGAACTCTGCTGGGCAGACGGGGCTTTTCCTCTCAGCACTGTTGGGCCACAGCTCTGCCGTGCGGCTTCTCTTGGCCTTTGG is a window of Ictidomys tridecemlineatus isolate mIctTri1 chromosome 15, mIctTri1.hap1, whole genome shotgun sequence DNA encoding:
- the Prodh2 gene encoding hydroxyproline dehydrogenase isoform X3; its protein translation is MLRTRRVLYSQAGPSSGGRQPLNFDGEAFHLKGTGELARALLVLRLCAWPPLVTHGLALQAWSQRLLGSRLSGALLRASVYGQFVAGETQEEVEGCVQRLQVLGLRPLLAVPTEEEPDSAAQTGEAWYEGNLDAMLRCVDLSRGLPESPDLAGKTLMQLKVTALASTRLCKDLTSWITKPGVSSELSPKRLAEAMDSGQNLQVSCLNTEQNQHLQASLSRLNRVAQYAQARQVRLLVDAEYTFINPALSLLVAALAVRWNSPREGGPWVWNTYQAYLKDTHERLRRDAEGAHRAGLAFGVKLVRGAYLEKERKVSQLQGTEDPTQPDYEATSQSYSRCLELMLSLVSHHGPMCHLMVASHNEESVRQATKRMWELGIPLDGPVCFGQLLGMCDHVSLALGQAGYMVYKSIPYGCLKEVIPYLIRRAQENRSVLQGARREQALLSRELWRRLLGRSRRLPH